The Panicum hallii strain FIL2 chromosome 9, PHallii_v3.1, whole genome shotgun sequence genome has a window encoding:
- the LOC112873983 gene encoding protein YIPF5 homolog gives MAKEFPLPPVVFTPSTPTHRRHPAPGVGASSPPAFAPPRPSTSSAANPLPFMSFDVSAAAASSSAPPLYTGPIGIGGSGASFEDEPPLLEELGINTRQIWRKTISILHPLRTADPSLHADADLSGPFLFLLSFGLFQLLAGKFHFGIVLGWVTVASLFLYFVFSMLSGGRRGDLDLYRCVSLVGYCMLPMVIFSAVSLFLPRGGGLIFGVGMAFVLWSTRVCTRLLAELASSGDEHRGLIAYACWLVYMLFSLLVIF, from the coding sequence ATGGCGAAGGAgttccccttgccgccggtTGTCTTCACGCCGTCCACCCCGACGCACCGCCGCCATCCTGCCCCGGGCGTGGGGGCCTCTTCTCCGCCTGCGttcgcgccgccgcgcccctccACCTCGTCCGCCGCCAACCCGCTCCCTTTCATGTCGTTCGacgtctccgccgccgcggcctcctcctccgcgccgcccctctACACGGGTCCCATCGGCATCGGCGGCTCCGGCGCATCCTTCGAGGACGAGCCGCCTCTCCTCGAGGAGCTCGGCATCAACACGCGCCAGATCTGGCGGAAGACGATCTCCATCCTCCACCCGCTCCGCACGGCGGATCCCTCGCTCCACGCCGACGCCGACCTCTCGGGCccgttcctcttcctcctctcctttGGACTCTTCCAGCTCCTTGCGGGGAAGTTCCACTTCGGGATCGTGCTCGGCTGGGTCACCGTCGCGTCCCTCTTCCTCTACTTCGTCTTCTCCATGCTGTCGGGCGGCCGCCGCGGGGACCTCGATCTCTACAGGTGCGTCAGCCTCGTCGGATACTGCATGCTGCCCATGGTCATCTTCTCCGCGGTCTCCCTCTTCCtgccgcggggcggcgggctcATATTTGGAGTGGGGATGGCGTTCGTGCTATGGTCCACCAGGGTCTGCACCAGGCTGCTAGCAGAGCTTGCATCCAGCGGCGACGAGCACAGGGGCCTCATCGCCTATGCGTGCTGGCTCGTCTACATGCTCTTCTCGCTGCTCGTCATCTTCTAA
- the LOC112876232 gene encoding serine/threonine protein kinase OSK3, which produces MDGSTRGGGHSDALRNYTLGRTLGIGTFGKVKIAEHKLTGHRVAIKIINCRQMRNMEMEEKAKREIKILKLFIHPHIIRLYEVIYTPMDIYVVMEYCKYGELFDYIVEKGRLQEDEARRIFQQIISGVEYCHRNMVVHRDLKPENLLLDSKYNVKLADFGLSNVMHDGHFLKTSCGSPNYAAPEVISGRLYAGPEVDVWSCGVILYALLCGTLPFDDENIPNLFKKIKGGIYTLPSHLSALARDLIPRMLVVEPMKRITIREIREHQWFQNRLPRYLAVPPPDTAQQAKMIDEDTLRDVVKMGFNKDDVCESLCSRLQNEATVAYYLLLDNRFRATSGYLGADYQDSMDRNLNQLASSESASSGTRNYVPGSSDPHSSGLRTHYPVERKWALGLQSRAHPREIMIEVLKALQELNVSWKKNGHYNMKCRWCPGFSEAHDMLDASNSFDSIIMHNDDANGKLPAVIKFEIQLYKTRDEKYLLDMQRVTGPQLLFLDFCADFLTKLRVL; this is translated from the exons ATGGATGGAAGCACTAGAGGGGGTGGGCATTCTGATGCATTAAGAAACTACACCCTGGGAAGAACATTAGGTATTGGTACATTTGGAAAAGTGAAGATTGCAGAGCATAAGCTTACAGGACATAGAGTTGCTATAAAGATCATTAACTGCCGCCAAATGAGAAATATGGAAATGGAAGAGAAAG CAAAGAGAGAAATCAAGATATTGAAGTTGTTCATTCACCCCCATATCATCCGGCTTTATGAGGTCATTTACACACCTATGGATATATATGTTGTGATGGAATATTGTAAGTATGGTGAGCTGTTTGATTACATTGTTGAGAAAGGCAGATTACAGGAAGATGAAGCTCGGCGAATCTTCCAGCAG ATCATATCTGGTGTTGAATACTGCCACAGAAACATGGTTGTCCATCGTGACCTAAAGCCAGAAAacctgttacttgattcgaaGTATAATGTAAAACTTGCGGACTTTGGCTTAAGCAATGTAATGCATGATGGTCATTTTTTGAAGACTAGCTGTGGGAGTCCAAATTATGCTGCTCCAGAG GTAATATCTGGTAGATTATATGCTGGACCTGAGGTTGATGTATGGAGTTGTGGAGTGATCCTTTATGCACTTCTTTGTGGAACTCTTCCATTTGATGATGAGAATATTCCCAACCTGTTCAAAAAGATCAAG GGAGGTATCTACACTCTTCCGAGTCATTTATCTGCTTTGGCCAGGGATTTAATCCCAAGAATGCTTGTTGTCGAGCCTATGAAGAGAATCACAATTCGTGAAATTCGAGAGCATCAATGGTTCCAGAATCGTCTTCCTCGTTACTTGGCAGTGCCTCCACCAGACACGGCACAACAAGCCAAAATG ATTGATGAGGATACACTTCGAGATGTTGTTAAAATGGGATTTAACAAGGACGATGTGTGTGAATCACTGTGCAGCCGACTTCAAAATGAG GCTACTGTTGCGTATTATTTACTATTGGACAATCGGTTTAGAGCAACCAGTGGCTATCTCGGGGCAGATTATCAAGATTCAATG GATAGGAATTTAAATCAGCTGGCGTCATCCGAATCAGCTAGTTCTGGTACAAGGAATTATGTTCCAGGAAGCAGTGATCCACATAGCAGCGGTTTGCGGACACATTATCCTGTTGAAAGAAAATGGGCGCTCGGACTTCAG TCTCGGGCCCACCCTCGTGAAATAATGATCGAGGTCCTGAAAGCACTTCAAGAATTAAATGTGAGCTGGAAGAAGAATGGACACTACAACATGAAATGCAGATGGTGTCCTGGGTTTTCTGAAGCCCATGATATGTTAGATGCCAGCAACAGCTTTGACTCTATCATCATGCATAATGATGATGCAAATGGAAAGCTACCTGCTGTGATCAAATTTGAAATCCAG CTTTACAAGACGAGGGATGAAAAATACCTCCTCGATATGCAGAGAGTTACTGGACCTCAGCTCCTCTTCCTGGACTTTTGTGCGGACTTCCTTACCAAGCTTAGGGTTCTATAG